Proteins from a single region of Verrucosispora sp. NA02020:
- a CDS encoding NADH-quinone oxidoreductase subunit A produces the protein MTGYLGSYATLGLLLLAGVLFLVVAFSANRVLRPARPADPPGKRANYECGVDPVGGDWAQMQIRYYVYAYLYVLFAVEAVFLFPWAVVFDRPGFGLVTVVEMAIFVAVLALGLLYAWRRRILDWT, from the coding sequence GTGACCGGTTACCTGGGCTCGTACGCGACGCTCGGGCTGTTGCTGCTCGCCGGCGTCCTCTTCCTCGTCGTCGCCTTCTCGGCCAACCGGGTGCTGCGCCCGGCCCGCCCGGCGGACCCGCCCGGCAAACGGGCCAACTACGAGTGCGGTGTCGACCCGGTCGGCGGCGACTGGGCGCAGATGCAGATCCGGTACTACGTCTACGCCTACCTGTACGTGCTCTTCGCGGTCGAGGCGGTGTTCCTCTTCCCCTGGGCGGTGGTCTTCGACCGGCCCGGCTTCGGCCTGGTCACGGTCGTGGAGATGGCGATCTTCGTGGCCGTCCTCGCGCTCGGCCTGCTCTACGCCTGGCGTCGCCGGATCCTCGACTGGACCTGA
- the folP gene encoding dihydropteroate synthase translates to MAGELRLGGRTFGPDELVVMAIVNRTPDSFFDRGATFEADSALRAVARAVDEGAQIVDIGGVKAGPGAEVDVAEEIRRTVDTIAAVRAAFPDVVISIDTWRAEVAVEAVAAGADLLNDTWSGADPALARVAAATGAGLVCSHAGGLSPRTRPHRAAFDDVVVDVVSTVTGLAERAVSLGVRPDGILIDPAHDFGKNTRHSLEITRRLGELAETGWPLLVALSNKDFVGETLDLPVAERLEGTLAATAVSAWLGARVFRAHQVLQTRRVLDMVASIRGTRPPTLTRRGLA, encoded by the coding sequence GTGGCCGGGGAGCTTCGGCTCGGTGGACGGACGTTCGGCCCCGACGAGCTGGTGGTGATGGCGATCGTCAACCGCACCCCGGACTCCTTCTTCGACCGGGGCGCGACGTTCGAGGCGGACAGTGCGCTGCGGGCGGTGGCCCGCGCCGTGGACGAGGGCGCGCAGATCGTCGACATCGGCGGGGTGAAGGCGGGGCCGGGTGCCGAGGTGGACGTGGCCGAGGAGATCCGGCGGACGGTGGACACCATCGCCGCCGTCCGGGCCGCCTTCCCGGACGTGGTGATCTCCATCGACACCTGGCGGGCCGAGGTGGCGGTGGAGGCGGTGGCCGCCGGGGCGGACCTGCTCAACGACACCTGGTCGGGTGCGGACCCGGCGCTGGCCCGGGTCGCCGCGGCGACCGGGGCCGGGCTGGTCTGCTCGCACGCCGGTGGGTTGAGTCCGCGGACCAGGCCGCACCGGGCGGCCTTCGACGACGTGGTGGTCGACGTCGTGTCGACGGTGACCGGGCTCGCCGAGCGGGCGGTGTCCCTCGGGGTACGCCCCGACGGCATCCTGATCGACCCGGCCCACGACTTCGGCAAGAACACCCGGCACTCGTTGGAGATCACCCGACGGCTCGGTGAGCTGGCCGAGACCGGGTGGCCGCTGCTGGTGGCCCTGTCGAACAAGGACTTCGTCGGCGAGACGCTGGACCTGCCGGTCGCCGAGCGGCTGGAGGGGACGCTCGCCGCCACGGCGGTCTCCGCCTGGCTGGGTGCCCGGGTATTCCGGGCCCACCAGGTCCTTCAGACCCGCCGCGTACTCGACATGGTGGCGTCCATCCGGGGTACCCGCCCGCCCACGCTCACCCGGCGTGGGCTGGCCTGA
- a CDS encoding SRPBCC family protein, translating to MSDPEGQDDLRQAAQPGAGEVTATVIVDAPAEKVFAALLAWERQSDWIPFTRVRVVEGDGGEGSLVEAVTALGPAVLRDKMRVVRVDAPYEIGVVHCGTLLRGPGVLRCTPLAGGRTQVVWHEWFHLPGGTAGRAAWPVLWPGSKFSLTQALRRFARQVEQGRIP from the coding sequence GTGAGCGATCCGGAGGGGCAGGACGATCTGCGCCAGGCGGCCCAGCCGGGCGCAGGTGAGGTCACCGCGACCGTGATCGTCGACGCCCCGGCCGAGAAGGTCTTCGCGGCCCTGCTCGCCTGGGAACGGCAGTCCGACTGGATCCCGTTCACCCGCGTACGGGTGGTCGAGGGCGACGGCGGCGAGGGCAGCCTGGTCGAGGCGGTCACCGCGCTCGGCCCGGCGGTGCTGCGGGACAAGATGCGGGTCGTCCGGGTGGACGCGCCGTACGAGATCGGCGTGGTGCACTGCGGCACCCTGCTGCGCGGTCCCGGCGTGCTGCGCTGCACCCCGTTGGCGGGCGGGCGGACCCAGGTGGTCTGGCACGAGTGGTTCCACCTGCCCGGCGGCACCGCCGGTCGGGCGGCCTGGCCGGTGCTCTGGCCCGGCTCGAAGTTCAGCCTCACCCAGGCGCTGCGCAGGTTCGCCCGTCAGGTCGAGCAGGGCCGCATACCCTGA
- a CDS encoding PIN domain-containing protein, which yields MSRGILDTSILIATDVTPIPGELAISIASLAELQFGVLVAKTAEARALRLARLSAIQRRFDPLPIDEVIADSYARLAARVVETGRQPRARVMDLLIAATAHAHDAAVYTRNAEDLAGLEDLITIHTI from the coding sequence GTGAGTCGCGGCATCCTCGACACCAGCATCCTCATCGCCACCGACGTGACCCCGATTCCCGGCGAGCTGGCCATCAGCATCGCCAGCCTCGCCGAACTCCAGTTCGGTGTCCTGGTCGCGAAGACCGCCGAGGCGAGGGCGCTCCGGTTGGCACGGTTGAGTGCCATCCAACGTCGATTTGATCCACTTCCCATCGACGAAGTGATCGCCGATAGCTACGCGCGGCTGGCCGCACGTGTCGTCGAGACCGGCCGCCAGCCGCGAGCGAGGGTGATGGACCTGCTCATCGCGGCAACTGCACACGCCCATGACGCCGCCGTGTACACCCGCAACGCCGAGGATCTCGCAGGGCTCGAAGACCTCATCACGATCCACACGATCTGA
- a CDS encoding type II toxin-antitoxin system Phd/YefM family antitoxin codes for MHEVGLREMRQNASDLVRRAQAGERVTITVAGRPAAVLGPVSPRTWREWDDLAGVFDQPTDPGWAGDRDLLDDAITDPWVER; via the coding sequence ATGCATGAGGTCGGGCTGCGGGAGATGCGGCAGAACGCCAGCGACCTGGTGCGTCGGGCGCAGGCGGGCGAACGTGTGACGATCACCGTCGCTGGCCGACCGGCAGCCGTGCTCGGCCCGGTCAGTCCTCGCACCTGGCGCGAGTGGGACGACCTCGCCGGCGTGTTCGACCAGCCCACGGACCCAGGGTGGGCGGGCGATCGGGACCTGCTCGACGACGCCATCACCGATCCATGGGTCGAGCGGTGA
- a CDS encoding DNA-3-methyladenine glycosylase I, with translation MTELVIGADGLARCAWGASTPDYAVYHDTEWGRPLRGDDALFERMTLEAFQSGLSWLTILRKRPAFRTAFDDFRIEAVAGYGEADVARLLADAGIVRNRAKIEAAIANARAALELPEGLSALLWSFAPAAGRDRPTASTGVPASTDASAAMAKALKRRGFRFVGPTTAYALMQATGMVDDHLAGCHVVATRANVMR, from the coding sequence GTGACTGAACTGGTGATCGGTGCCGACGGGCTGGCCCGCTGCGCCTGGGGGGCGAGTACGCCCGACTACGCGGTCTACCACGACACCGAGTGGGGTCGCCCGCTGCGTGGCGACGATGCGCTCTTCGAACGGATGACGCTGGAGGCGTTCCAGTCCGGGCTGTCCTGGTTGACGATCCTGCGGAAGCGTCCGGCGTTCCGGACGGCCTTCGACGACTTCCGGATCGAGGCGGTCGCCGGGTACGGCGAGGCCGACGTGGCGCGGCTGTTGGCCGACGCGGGCATCGTCCGCAACCGCGCCAAGATCGAGGCGGCGATCGCGAACGCGCGAGCCGCGCTGGAACTGCCGGAGGGGCTGTCCGCGCTGCTCTGGTCGTTCGCGCCGGCCGCCGGTCGGGACCGTCCCACCGCGTCGACCGGGGTGCCGGCGTCGACCGACGCCTCCGCCGCCATGGCCAAGGCGCTCAAGCGGCGGGGCTTCCGGTTCGTCGGCCCGACCACGGCGTACGCGCTGATGCAGGCCACCGGAATGGTCGACGATCACCTGGCGGGCTGCCACGTCGTGGCGACCCGGGCGAACGTGATGAGATGA
- a CDS encoding enoyl-CoA hydratase/isomerase family protein, protein MTEPLLVDRTDAVATLTLNRPTAMNALDVALKEALRDTLAELEADRSIRAVVLAGAGGNFCAGQDLREHVTTLEEGAGRPLDTVAVHYNPIAARLANLTKPVVAAVRGMAAGAGASLTFLADFRVGGPSTSFLMAFAKVGLAADTGASWTLPRLVGHAKAVELLMLAEPVRADEAARLGLLTRLLDDDEQVLPTAQELATRLAAGPTVAYAAIKRQLSVADAGTLTDALAAEAKAQAICGGTADHRAATVAFVNKQKPIFEGR, encoded by the coding sequence GTGACAGAGCCGCTACTCGTCGACCGCACCGACGCCGTCGCCACGCTCACCCTGAACCGCCCGACGGCGATGAACGCGCTCGACGTGGCGCTCAAGGAGGCGCTCCGGGACACGCTCGCCGAGTTGGAGGCCGACCGCAGCATCCGGGCGGTGGTGCTCGCCGGGGCCGGCGGGAACTTCTGTGCCGGCCAGGACCTGCGCGAGCACGTGACCACCCTCGAAGAGGGCGCGGGGCGGCCGTTGGACACCGTGGCGGTGCACTACAACCCGATCGCCGCCCGGCTCGCCAACCTGACCAAGCCGGTCGTGGCGGCGGTACGCGGCATGGCTGCCGGCGCGGGCGCCTCGCTGACGTTCCTCGCCGACTTCCGTGTCGGCGGGCCGTCGACCAGCTTCCTGATGGCGTTCGCCAAGGTCGGGCTCGCCGCCGACACCGGCGCGTCCTGGACGCTGCCCCGGCTGGTCGGCCACGCCAAGGCCGTCGAGCTGCTGATGCTGGCCGAGCCGGTACGCGCCGACGAGGCAGCCCGGCTGGGCCTGCTCACCCGGCTGCTGGACGACGACGAGCAGGTGCTCCCCACCGCCCAGGAACTCGCCACCCGGCTCGCCGCCGGCCCGACCGTGGCCTACGCGGCGATCAAGCGCCAACTCTCCGTCGCCGACGCCGGCACCCTGACCGACGCGCTGGCCGCCGAGGCGAAGGCGCAGGCGATCTGCGGCGGCACCGCCGACCACCGGGCGGCCACCGTGGCCTTCGTCAACAAGCAGAAGCCGATCTTCGAGGGACGCTGA
- a CDS encoding PaaX family transcriptional regulator C-terminal domain-containing protein — MQARSALFDLYGDHLRPRGGRAPVAALVKLLAPLGIAPPAVRTAVSRMVRQGWLEPVKLTSGPGYSITPKAARRLDEAASRIYRTGRVTWDGRFDLLVLDAPTARRDRQRLAANLRYLGYGTLDEQTWVATRPAEDVDLLLSEAGVRFERFSAAHAAGTPGAMGLVRRAWDLAEIGRAYEQFVTEQRALLSGVSARSGDEEAYAARFRLVHAWRTFLFRDPQLPPALLPERWPGTAAAGFFDRHAARLRPAADRYVEQCLDGGHRIARQKGRHT; from the coding sequence ATGCAGGCACGGTCGGCACTCTTCGACCTGTACGGCGACCACCTCCGGCCTCGGGGCGGCCGCGCACCCGTTGCCGCCCTGGTAAAGCTGCTGGCGCCGCTCGGGATCGCCCCACCCGCCGTACGGACGGCGGTCTCCCGCATGGTCCGTCAAGGCTGGCTCGAACCGGTCAAACTGACCTCCGGTCCGGGCTATTCGATCACACCCAAGGCGGCCCGACGACTGGACGAGGCGGCCTCCCGGATCTACCGCACCGGTCGGGTCACCTGGGACGGGCGGTTCGACCTGCTCGTGCTCGACGCGCCGACGGCCCGACGCGACCGCCAACGCCTCGCCGCCAACCTGCGGTACCTCGGCTACGGCACGCTCGACGAGCAGACCTGGGTGGCCACCCGTCCGGCCGAGGACGTCGACCTGCTGCTCAGCGAGGCGGGCGTCCGGTTCGAGCGGTTCAGCGCGGCGCACGCCGCCGGGACGCCGGGCGCGATGGGCCTGGTCCGTCGGGCCTGGGACCTCGCCGAGATCGGCCGGGCGTACGAGCAGTTCGTCACCGAGCAGCGCGCCCTGCTGAGCGGAGTCTCCGCACGTAGCGGCGACGAGGAGGCGTACGCGGCCCGGTTCCGGCTGGTGCACGCGTGGCGTACCTTCCTGTTCCGGGACCCGCAGCTGCCACCGGCGCTGCTCCCCGAACGCTGGCCCGGCACCGCCGCGGCCGGCTTCTTCGACCGGCACGCGGCCCGGCTCCGGCCGGCCGCCGACCGGTACGTCGAACAGTGCCTCGACGGAGGACACCGGATCGCCCGACAGAAGGGTCGCCACACGTGA